From the Daucus carota subsp. sativus chromosome 8, DH1 v3.0, whole genome shotgun sequence genome, one window contains:
- the LOC108198000 gene encoding endonuclease 3 translates to MEVGRSRSDMGKVSELWLTCGGILLMLCVPSVFGWGAQGHFAICKMAQGFLTEDALTEVQALLPEYADGELAAVCSWPDEFRKLMPWSTALHFVDQPDSSCNYEYCRDCHDTDGNKDRCVTGAIYNYTDQLQLGFHKLSSEMNYNLTEALMFVSHFFGDVHQPLHAGFLGDSGGNTIIVSWYQNETNLHKVWDDKIIETSLQTFHNSDLSSLIQAIQSKISGVWFTESLSWRNCTSDSLACPDPYASESSELACKFAYKDVTQGAALGDEYFLSCLPVVEKRLAQAGVRLAATLNRIFSSQLYQSHKIECPTPSTYLYDSI, encoded by the exons ATGGAAGTTGGTAGGAGCAGATCAGATATGGGAAAAGTGTCTGAACTCTGGTTGACTTGTGGTGGAATCTTACTTATGCTATGTGTTCCTAGTGTTTTCGGCTGGGGAGCTCAAGGACATTTTGCAATTTGTAAAATGGCTCAG GGATTCCTTACTGAAGATGCACTGACTGAAGTGCAAGCATTGCTTCCTGAATATGCTGATGGTGAGCTTGCAGCTGTGTGCTCCTGGCCTGATGAGTTTCGCAAACTTATGCCCTGGAGCACCGCATTACATTTTGTGGATCAACCTGATTCCAGTTGTAACTACGAATATTGTA GAGATTGCCACGATACTGATGGAAATAAAGACCGGTGCGTTACTGGAGCAATTTACAACTATACAGATCAACTTCAGTTGGGTTTTCACAAATTGAGTTCAGAGATGAACT ACAACTTGACGGAGGCACTTATGTTCGTATCTCATTTCTTTGGTGACGTCCATCAG CCCCTACATGCTGGCTTCCTTGGAGATTCAGGAGGAAACACTATTATAGTCAGCTGGTATCAGAATGAAACCAATTTGCATAAG GTATGGGATGATAAGATCATAGAAACCTCCCTGCAGACATTCCACAATTCAGATCTTTCTAGCTTAATACAAGCTATCCAGAGCAAAATTTCG GGTGTCTGGTTCACTGAGAGCCTATCTTGGAGAAATTGCACCTCTGATTCTCTGGCTTGTCCAGACCC GTATGCTTCTGAAAGCAGTGAGTTGGCCTGCAAGTTTGCCTATAAAGATGTCACGCAGGGAGCCGCTTTAGGAG ATGAGTACTTCCTCTCCTGCTTGCCTGTAGTGGAAAAGAGGCTAGCACAGGCTGGAGTCCGTTTGGCTGCAACGCTCAACCGAATCTTCAGCTCACAGCTCTACCAATCTCACAAAATTGAATGTCCAACACCTTCTACCTACCTTTATGATTCTATTTAA